One genomic window of Pelecanus crispus isolate bPelCri1 chromosome 18, bPelCri1.pri, whole genome shotgun sequence includes the following:
- the LOC142595335 gene encoding feather keratin Cos1-1/Cos1-3/Cos2-1-like — translation MSCYDQCQPCQPCQPCGPTPLANSCNEPCVRQCQNSTVVIEPSPVVVTLPGPILSSFPQNTVVGSSTSAAVGSILSCDGVPITSGCCDLACITSRYCGRRCPPC, via the coding sequence atgtcctgctacgaccagtgccagccctgccagccctgccagccctgcggcccaaccccgctggccaacagctgcaacgagccctgtgtcaggcagtgccagaactccactGTTGTCATTGAACCCTCTcctgtggtggtgaccctgcccggacccatcctcagctccttcccgcagaacaccgttgtgggctcctccacctctgctgctgttggcagcatcctcagctgtgaCGGAGTGCCCATCACCTCTGGGTGCTGTGATCTCGCCTGCATTACCAGCCGctactgtggcagaaggtgcccCCCCTGCTAA